Proteins encoded in a region of the Acidimicrobiales bacterium genome:
- a CDS encoding DUF1214 domain-containing protein → MPDNPIPQAAAALDDLIAALTEIRDGYVLDAARWIEPLEQVESIRYVGQMLAAMSALYWEAQPEHPRFVSIVDPGRKLQGDNPDAIYHYARIDGSRKYRVTGHITDECYTSFTLHGRADDGGMAGPLLGDINDRALTVDAEGRYSLTISADQADADGGDWIELDPGTIAVIVRGYFQLPVSAQNDSEVHVDIDIECLDVDTPPPSLTDGFLAERMNEGLAFLRQVTTRQGRFGESGVGVPFASTEPNVLPKPFSFRDSGLPVPGAADIHYAMCRWDLGPDEALVMRGTIPPGVFVNVMLWNAHMQTLEYRGRQSSLNGVQIQLEDDGTFEIWVSAKDPGHPNWLDTDAHRRGTVFWRFLLPDEDPEQPTSEVVTLG, encoded by the coding sequence ATGCCGGACAATCCCATTCCACAAGCCGCCGCCGCCCTCGATGACCTGATCGCCGCCCTCACCGAGATCCGCGACGGCTATGTCCTCGACGCCGCCCGGTGGATCGAACCGCTCGAGCAGGTCGAGTCGATCCGCTACGTGGGTCAGATGCTCGCAGCGATGTCGGCGCTGTACTGGGAAGCGCAGCCTGAGCATCCCCGGTTCGTGTCGATCGTGGATCCCGGGCGCAAGCTCCAGGGCGACAACCCCGACGCGATCTACCACTACGCACGCATCGACGGCAGCCGGAAGTACCGGGTGACCGGACACATCACCGACGAGTGCTACACGTCGTTCACGTTGCACGGCCGGGCCGACGACGGTGGCATGGCCGGTCCGTTGCTCGGCGACATCAACGATCGGGCCCTCACCGTCGACGCCGAGGGCCGCTACTCCCTCACGATCAGTGCCGATCAGGCCGACGCCGACGGCGGGGATTGGATCGAGCTCGATCCCGGCACGATCGCCGTCATCGTTCGTGGCTACTTCCAGCTGCCGGTCTCCGCCCAGAATGACAGCGAGGTGCACGTCGACATCGACATCGAGTGCCTCGATGTCGACACACCGCCGCCATCGCTCACCGACGGTTTCCTGGCCGAACGGATGAACGAGGGTCTCGCCTTCCTGCGCCAGGTCACGACCAGGCAGGGTCGCTTCGGCGAGAGCGGCGTCGGGGTGCCCTTCGCCTCCACCGAGCCCAACGTGCTCCCGAAGCCGTTCAGCTTCCGCGATTCGGGACTTCCCGTTCCCGGCGCGGCCGACATCCACTACGCGATGTGTCGGTGGGACCTCGGTCCGGACGAAGCGCTCGTGATGCGGGGCACGATCCCCCCGGGCGTGTTCGTCAACGTCATGTTGTGGAACGCGCACATGCAGACGCTCGAGTACCGCGGTCGACAGAGCTCGCTCAACGGTGTGCAGATCCAGCTGGAGGACGACGGCACCTTCGAGATCTGGGTGTCGGCCAAGGACCCCGGTCACCCCAACTGGCTCGACACCGACGCGCATCGCCGCGGCACGGTCTTCTGGCGGTTTCTGCTGCCCGACGAGGACCCGGAACAGCCGACCAGTGAGGTCGTCACCCTCGGGTGA
- a CDS encoding class I adenylate-forming enzyme family protein, with protein MDKAVMDKAAIVRFQMVEQDLPHLIDQWVDAQPDTPLLVWEPRDGHTRTWTYREFRDDTLRIAAGLVARGVSLGDRVLIHADNCPEMVLAWYACARIGAVGVTTNTRSVANEVAYFASHTKAVGAITQPQYAALVKDAAPQLGWLVVTDDDCGEPASAEVPDGFDAWESLFGDASSVPERPADPMLPVGVMFTSGTTSLPKAVVHTHANAIWTSRVGPRNIDLRPGDTYLIYLPFFHVNAQTWSLWSVLGVGGTIVLQPKFSASRFWEVVERHSVTHISLIPFVFKAIGGQAVPEHTIRVGVFGLVMPALEKMLNLRILPAYGMTETVIHAIHAPLHHPFPDRTMGWPTPGYEALVVDPDSGEMCGPEQTGELWLRGTRGIQLFLEYLDNPEANAKAFTDDGWFRTGDMVMVDGNGQFFYQERDKDLLKVGGENVSAKQVEDTCRAVGGIADIAVVGRSHEMLDQVAVAFVIRGPDAPEDEAAHGAAIIEHCAAQLADFKVPRAVHFVDDFPRATLDKVAKNKLRDLAESLAQD; from the coding sequence ATGGACAAGGCCGTAATGGACAAGGCTGCGATCGTACGGTTCCAGATGGTGGAGCAGGACCTGCCCCACCTGATCGACCAGTGGGTCGACGCGCAACCCGACACCCCGTTGCTCGTGTGGGAACCCCGGGACGGGCACACCCGGACCTGGACGTATCGCGAGTTCCGTGACGACACGCTGCGCATCGCCGCCGGTCTGGTGGCCCGAGGGGTGTCGCTCGGCGACCGGGTGCTGATCCACGCCGACAACTGTCCCGAGATGGTGCTGGCCTGGTATGCGTGCGCCCGCATCGGCGCGGTGGGGGTCACCACCAACACTCGCTCGGTGGCCAACGAGGTCGCCTACTTCGCCTCGCACACGAAGGCGGTCGGCGCGATCACCCAGCCGCAGTACGCGGCACTCGTGAAGGATGCGGCGCCGCAACTCGGCTGGCTGGTGGTGACCGACGACGACTGCGGTGAGCCGGCGAGCGCCGAGGTGCCCGACGGGTTCGACGCGTGGGAGTCGCTCTTCGGCGACGCCTCGTCGGTGCCCGAGCGGCCGGCCGACCCGATGCTGCCGGTGGGGGTGATGTTCACCTCCGGCACCACATCGCTCCCCAAGGCCGTGGTGCACACCCACGCCAACGCCATCTGGACCAGCCGCGTCGGACCCCGCAACATCGACCTCCGCCCGGGCGACACCTACCTCATCTATCTGCCGTTCTTCCACGTCAACGCCCAGACCTGGTCGTTGTGGAGCGTGCTCGGCGTCGGCGGCACGATCGTCCTGCAGCCGAAGTTCTCGGCCAGCCGGTTCTGGGAGGTCGTCGAGCGTCATTCGGTCACCCACATCTCGCTGATCCCGTTCGTGTTCAAGGCCATCGGCGGGCAGGCGGTGCCCGAGCACACGATTCGCGTCGGCGTGTTCGGACTGGTCATGCCGGCGCTCGAGAAGATGCTGAACCTGCGGATCCTGCCCGCCTACGGCATGACCGAGACCGTGATCCACGCCATCCACGCACCCCTGCATCACCCGTTCCCCGACCGCACGATGGGCTGGCCGACGCCGGGCTACGAAGCGCTCGTGGTCGACCCCGACAGCGGCGAGATGTGTGGTCCCGAACAGACCGGCGAACTCTGGTTGCGTGGCACCCGTGGCATCCAGCTGTTCCTCGAGTACCTCGACAACCCCGAGGCCAATGCCAAGGCATTCACCGACGACGGCTGGTTCCGCACCGGCGACATGGTGATGGTCGACGGCAACGGGCAGTTCTTCTACCAGGAGCGCGACAAGGACCTGCTAAAGGTCGGTGGCGAGAACGTGTCGGCCAAACAGGTGGAGGACACCTGTCGGGCCGTCGGTGGCATCGCCGACATCGCCGTGGTCGGGCGCAGCCACGAGATGCTCGACCAGGTGGCGGTGGCGTTCGTCATCAGGGGCCCCGATGCCCCCGAGGACGAGGCCGCGCACGGCGCGGCCATCATCGAGCACTGTGCCGCCCAGCTCGCCGACTTCAAGGTGCCGCGGGCCGTGCACTTCGTCGACGACTTCCCCCGGGCCACCCTCGACAAGGTGGCCAAGAACAAGCTGCGCGACCTGGCCGAGTCGCTCGCCCAGGACTGA
- the hisC gene encoding histidinol-phosphate transaminase, which translates to MTPRPRPAVDALPAYRPGKAAAEAEAEHGITNAIKLASNETPWAPVPSVAAAIEAAAKGVNRYADHRATELRVALARSLRVDPAAVTVGCGSVGLLQQICLTYVDPGDEVVYPWRSFEVYPVYTQLAGGVAVTVPLVDHAFDLDAVAAAVNERTRLVFLASPNNPTGTAVTTTQLEEFLDAVPSSVLVVIDEAYREFNDPAVGDPVHEVLPRHDNAVVLRTFSKAHGLAGLRVGYMIADPEVVVAVDKTLVPFAVNALAQAAAIAAIDASAEIVERVALVERERSRVVEALRAAGHEFPDPTANFVWLPFGERTDDIHLGLERMGVVTRPFPGEGIRVTIGTTEENDRFVAALADVV; encoded by the coding sequence GTGACCCCACGTCCGAGACCCGCAGTCGACGCGCTTCCCGCGTACCGGCCCGGAAAGGCCGCGGCCGAGGCCGAGGCGGAACACGGGATCACGAACGCCATCAAGCTCGCGTCCAACGAGACCCCGTGGGCGCCGGTGCCGTCGGTCGCGGCCGCCATCGAAGCGGCGGCGAAGGGCGTCAACCGCTACGCCGACCATCGGGCGACCGAACTCCGGGTTGCGCTGGCCCGATCGCTGCGGGTGGATCCGGCCGCGGTGACCGTCGGGTGTGGTTCGGTCGGCCTCCTCCAGCAGATCTGCCTCACCTACGTCGATCCCGGCGACGAGGTGGTGTATCCGTGGCGCTCGTTCGAGGTCTATCCCGTCTACACCCAGCTCGCCGGGGGAGTGGCCGTGACCGTTCCCCTGGTGGACCACGCGTTCGACCTCGATGCGGTGGCGGCGGCCGTGAACGAGCGGACCCGGCTCGTCTTTCTCGCTTCGCCCAACAATCCGACCGGCACCGCCGTCACCACCACCCAGCTCGAGGAGTTCCTCGATGCGGTTCCGTCGTCGGTACTCGTGGTCATCGACGAGGCCTATCGCGAGTTCAACGACCCGGCGGTGGGCGACCCGGTGCACGAGGTGCTGCCGCGCCACGACAACGCCGTGGTGCTGCGGACCTTCTCGAAGGCCCACGGACTCGCGGGTCTGCGGGTCGGCTACATGATCGCCGACCCCGAGGTGGTCGTGGCCGTGGACAAGACCCTCGTCCCCTTCGCGGTGAACGCATTGGCCCAGGCCGCCGCCATCGCCGCGATCGACGCATCGGCCGAGATCGTCGAACGAGTGGCACTGGTCGAGCGCGAACGCAGCCGCGTCGTGGAAGCCCTACGAGCGGCCGGGCACGAGTTCCCCGATCCCACCGCGAACTTCGTCTGGTTGCCCTTCGGCGAGAGAACCGACGACATCCACCTCGGTCTCGAGCGTATGGGTGTGGTGACGCGCC
- a CDS encoding zinc ribbon domain-containing protein — protein MPENREDDQQLIDRFGGHGINRDNAAHFRGRLERRLLMSRCGDCGRWQHPSRPMCPDCWSWNMTPEEVSGRGTIHLLMELHQGPPAEGVDYRDGHPVVTVELEEQPALRFTSTVTADFPDDDLEIGAPVELEWIDRDGTPMPVFRTRSA, from the coding sequence GTGCCCGAGAACCGCGAAGACGACCAGCAACTGATCGACCGCTTCGGCGGCCACGGCATCAACCGCGACAACGCGGCGCACTTCCGGGGCCGGCTGGAGCGCCGACTCCTCATGTCACGCTGCGGCGACTGCGGGCGCTGGCAGCACCCGAGCCGACCGATGTGTCCGGATTGCTGGTCGTGGAACATGACACCCGAGGAGGTGTCGGGTCGAGGCACCATCCATCTGCTCATGGAACTCCACCAGGGCCCGCCCGCCGAGGGAGTCGACTATCGCGACGGTCATCCGGTGGTGACGGTCGAACTCGAGGAGCAACCCGCCCTGCGGTTCACCTCCACGGTCACGGCCGACTTCCCCGACGACGATCTGGAGATCGGTGCCCCGGTGGAGCTCGAATGGATCGACCGGGACGGCACGCCGATGCCGGTGTTCCGCACGAGGTCGGCATGA